A single Drosophila ananassae strain 14024-0371.13 chromosome 3L, ASM1763931v2, whole genome shotgun sequence DNA region contains:
- the LOC6496255 gene encoding uncharacterized protein LOC6496255 translates to MGDEGEGDAPAGAPAAPETTTPAADTTTAGAQMMLNTPWLTAAAVAFYATKAMWVKFREIGLAKQKKRHQKLRADQPDNKADHLDGLETVAEAEAEDESEDEPDANFTPKHLSSQGLDVVKNNRIEILPVKL, encoded by the coding sequence ATGGGAGATGAAGGAGAAGGAGATGCGCCAGCAGGAGCACCAGCAGCGCCTGAAACCACCACCCCGGCAGCAGACACGACCACCGCTGGTGCCCAAATGATGTTGAACACCCCATGGCTGACGGCCGCTGCCGTGGCCTTTTATGCCACAAAAGCCATGTGGGTCAAGTTCCGGGAGATCGGCCTGGCCAAGCAGAAAAAGCGCCATCAAAAGCTTCGCGCCGATCAGCCGGACAACAAAGCTGATCATTTGGATGGTTTGGAGACAGTTGCGGAGGCGGAAGCCGAAGATGAGTCTGAGGACGAACCGGACGCAAATTTTACACCAAAGCATCTAAGTTCCCAAGGACTGGATGTTGTCAAAAACAATCGAATCGAAATACTGCCCGTTAAGTTATAA